A region of Thermobifida halotolerans DNA encodes the following proteins:
- a CDS encoding DUF397 domain-containing protein — protein MNVESAWRKSSYSQAEANCVEVADLPAGAAVRDSKHPDAGHLAFPAAEWAGLLGAVRTGRL, from the coding sequence GTGAACGTCGAAAGTGCTTGGCGCAAGTCCAGCTACAGCCAGGCTGAAGCCAACTGCGTGGAGGTCGCCGACCTGCCCGCAGGCGCGGCCGTACGCGACTCGAAGCACCCTGACGCGGGACACCTGGCGTTTCCTGCCGCTGAGTGGGCTGGACTGCTCGGAGCCGTGCGGACCGGGCGTCTGTGA
- a CDS encoding cobalt-precorrin-4/precorrin-4 C(11)-methyltransferase — translation MTVHFVGAGPGAADLLTLRAVELLRTSPVCLYAGTYIDSEILAHCAEGTELVDTQHLDLDQIIGRLVDADRRGLDAVRLCSGDPSVYSALTEQTRRLDEAGVAWDVTPGVPAYAAAAALLGTELTVPEVAQTVVLTRTRARSTRMPESEALANVAKVRGTLVLHLAIRRIRVLAEELVGEYGADCPVAVVAHATRPNELVLRGTLSDIADQVEAAGLRHTAVILVGRAVASRELDTAEIVCSHLYDPARDRSGAN, via the coding sequence ATGACCGTCCACTTCGTCGGAGCCGGACCCGGCGCCGCCGACCTGCTGACCCTGCGCGCGGTGGAACTGCTGCGCACCAGTCCCGTCTGCCTGTACGCGGGGACCTACATCGACTCCGAGATCCTGGCGCACTGCGCGGAGGGCACCGAGCTGGTGGACACCCAGCACCTCGACCTCGACCAGATCATCGGCCGCCTGGTGGACGCCGACCGGCGCGGCCTGGACGCGGTCCGGCTGTGCTCGGGCGACCCGTCGGTCTACAGCGCCCTGACCGAGCAGACCCGGCGGCTCGACGAGGCGGGCGTGGCCTGGGACGTCACTCCCGGGGTTCCCGCCTACGCCGCGGCGGCCGCCCTGCTGGGCACCGAACTCACGGTCCCCGAGGTGGCGCAGACCGTGGTCCTCACCCGCACGCGGGCCCGGTCCACGAGGATGCCGGAGTCGGAGGCGCTGGCGAACGTGGCGAAGGTGCGCGGCACCCTGGTGCTGCACCTGGCGATCCGGCGTATCCGCGTCCTCGCCGAGGAACTGGTCGGCGAGTACGGGGCCGACTGCCCCGTGGCGGTCGTCGCCCACGCGACCCGGCCGAACGAGCTGGTGCTGCGCGGCACCCTCAGCGACATCGCCGACCAGGTGGAGGCGGCCGGGCTGCGCCACACCGCCGTCATCCTGGTGGGCCGGGCCGTGGCCAGCCGCGAACTGGACACGGCGGAGATCGTCTGCTCCCACCTGTACGACCCGGCGCGCGACCGCAGCGGCGCGAACTGA
- a CDS encoding bifunctional cobalt-precorrin-7 (C(5))-methyltransferase/cobalt-precorrin-6B (C(15))-methyltransferase: METPVTVVGVGADGWEGLPPPSRAAIRDAEVIIGGVRHLGLVPDTGAVREPWPSPLLSGLPAVLERHRGRKVAVLASGDPLLSGVGTTLVRLLGAERVRILPAVSSVALARARMRWSAETVDAVTLVGRDADSVRRFFTPGRRLVVLSSDGATPARVAERLVADGLGDSRMTVLADLGSDHETRQDATAAEWDGRSAPALNVVCVEVAAGGGHPVTPGLPDDAFDHDGQLTKRELRIAAVCALGPRPGALLWDVGAGAGSVAVEWLRADSRCRAVAVEQHPERVRRIARNASRLGVPSLRVVHGAAPDALAGLEPPDAVFVGGGASDPSVLDRCWSALRPGGRMVVHAVTLETEAALVERWKRHGGDLTRLAVERAAPLGTFTGWTPARPVVQWAATKTDQEDQP; this comes from the coding sequence ATGGAAACACCGGTCACCGTGGTCGGCGTGGGCGCCGACGGCTGGGAGGGGCTGCCGCCGCCCTCCCGCGCGGCCATCCGGGACGCCGAGGTGATCATCGGCGGCGTCCGGCATCTGGGGCTGGTCCCCGACACCGGAGCGGTCCGTGAACCCTGGCCGTCCCCGCTGCTCAGCGGCCTTCCGGCGGTACTGGAGCGGCACCGCGGCCGGAAGGTGGCGGTCCTGGCCTCCGGCGATCCCCTGCTGTCCGGGGTGGGCACCACCCTGGTGCGCCTGCTCGGCGCGGAACGGGTGCGTATCCTGCCCGCCGTGAGCTCCGTCGCCTTGGCCCGCGCCCGGATGCGGTGGAGCGCGGAGACCGTGGACGCGGTCACGCTCGTGGGACGCGACGCCGACTCCGTGCGCCGTTTCTTCACCCCCGGGCGGCGGCTGGTCGTGCTCTCCTCCGACGGCGCCACACCCGCCCGGGTCGCCGAGCGGCTGGTGGCCGACGGCCTGGGCGACAGTCGCATGACCGTCCTGGCCGACCTCGGCTCCGACCACGAGACGCGGCAGGACGCCACCGCGGCGGAGTGGGACGGGCGGAGCGCGCCCGCGCTGAACGTGGTGTGCGTGGAGGTCGCCGCGGGAGGAGGCCACCCCGTCACCCCCGGTCTGCCCGACGACGCCTTCGACCACGACGGTCAGCTCACCAAGCGGGAGCTGCGGATCGCCGCGGTGTGCGCGCTGGGCCCGCGCCCCGGGGCGCTGCTGTGGGACGTGGGGGCCGGGGCGGGGTCGGTGGCCGTGGAGTGGCTGCGCGCCGATTCCCGGTGCCGGGCCGTCGCCGTCGAGCAGCACCCCGAACGGGTGCGCCGCATCGCCCGCAACGCCTCCCGGCTGGGCGTGCCGTCCCTGCGCGTGGTGCACGGTGCCGCGCCCGACGCCCTGGCCGGACTGGAGCCGCCGGACGCGGTGTTCGTCGGCGGCGGGGCGTCCGACCCGTCCGTGCTGGACCGGTGCTGGTCGGCGCTGCGGCCCGGCGGCCGGATGGTGGTCCACGCGGTGACGTTGGAGACGGAGGCCGCCCTCGTGGAGCGGTGGAAGCGCCACGGCGGCGACCTGACCCGCCTGGCGGTGGAGCGGGCCGCGCCGCTGGGGACCTTCACCGGGTGGACTCCGGCCCGCCCGGTCGTCCAGTGGGCCGCGACCAAGACAGACCAGGAGGACCAGCCATGA
- a CDS encoding VWA domain-containing protein — protein sequence MHVYPFSAVVGSDDLVLALILTGVSPEIGGVLVRGEKGTAKSTAVRAQAALMPPVTVVADCRFSCDPAAFDPGCPDGPHPASAAAVSRPVRLVELPVGAGEDRVVGSLHLEKALSGGGVEYEPGLLARAHRGILYVDEVNLLHDHLVDLLLDAAAMGRATVERDGVSLSHAARFTLVGTMNPEEGELRPQLLDRFGLSVEVAAPRDPALRAEIVRRRLAFDADPEGFTAAYAAAERELSERVAAARALLPEVVLGEDALLAIAEVCAAFDVDGMRADLVCARAAVAHAAWCGRTGVTRDDVRAAARLALPHRRRRGPFDSPGMDEDLLDEVLGDDPDPGPEDPGGGGGPAPQDGPQDGPSPDNAEADGSASDGRSDPPAPASAPSSDEPRPDAAAPVSVAAPEQAYRTRLFSVAGTGTGVLGRRSRAITTSGRTVGDVPAHRGTGPVHLAATVRAAALRTAASPAARTASRLPVVPADLRRAVREGRESNLVLLCVDASGSMAARRRMTQVKTAVLSLLLDAYRRRDRVGLVTFRDREAALVLPPTGSVDVAAARLRDLPAGGRTPLAEGLVEAAATLRRERLRDPDRRALLVVVTDGRATAGPDALERSLRAADHVAREGVSALVVDSETGRFRMGLAAALARRMGAEYTHVGEVSAESLTSAVADATGRAA from the coding sequence GTGCACGTGTACCCGTTCAGCGCCGTCGTCGGTTCGGACGACCTGGTGCTGGCCCTGATCCTGACCGGTGTCAGCCCCGAGATCGGGGGGGTGCTCGTCCGGGGCGAGAAGGGCACCGCGAAGTCGACGGCGGTGCGCGCGCAGGCCGCCCTGATGCCTCCCGTCACCGTGGTCGCCGACTGCCGGTTCTCCTGTGACCCCGCCGCTTTCGACCCCGGCTGCCCGGACGGTCCGCACCCCGCCTCCGCCGCCGCGGTCAGCCGCCCCGTCCGCCTCGTGGAACTGCCGGTGGGCGCGGGCGAGGACCGGGTGGTCGGTTCCCTGCACCTGGAGAAGGCGCTGTCGGGGGGCGGCGTCGAGTACGAGCCGGGGCTGCTGGCCCGCGCCCACCGCGGCATCCTCTACGTCGACGAGGTCAACCTGCTCCACGACCACCTGGTGGACCTGCTGCTCGACGCGGCGGCCATGGGACGCGCCACCGTGGAGCGCGACGGGGTGTCGCTCTCCCACGCCGCGCGGTTCACCCTGGTGGGGACCATGAACCCCGAGGAGGGTGAGCTGCGTCCGCAACTGCTGGACCGGTTCGGCCTGTCGGTGGAGGTCGCCGCGCCCCGCGATCCGGCGCTGCGTGCGGAGATCGTGCGGCGGCGGCTCGCGTTCGACGCCGACCCGGAGGGGTTCACCGCCGCCTACGCCGCCGCCGAGCGCGAACTGTCCGAGCGTGTCGCCGCCGCCCGCGCCCTGCTGCCCGAGGTGGTGCTCGGCGAGGACGCGCTGCTGGCCATCGCGGAGGTGTGCGCCGCGTTCGACGTGGACGGCATGCGCGCCGACCTGGTGTGCGCCCGCGCGGCCGTGGCCCACGCCGCCTGGTGCGGCCGTACCGGGGTCACCCGCGACGACGTGCGCGCCGCCGCCCGCCTCGCTCTGCCGCACCGGCGCAGACGCGGCCCCTTCGACAGTCCCGGCATGGACGAGGACCTGCTCGACGAGGTGCTCGGCGACGACCCCGATCCCGGTCCGGAGGACCCCGGCGGGGGAGGCGGCCCCGCCCCGCAGGACGGCCCGCAGGACGGTCCCTCCCCGGACAACGCCGAAGCCGACGGTTCGGCGTCCGACGGTCGGTCCGACCCGCCCGCACCGGCCTCCGCCCCGTCCTCCGACGAGCCCCGGCCCGACGCCGCGGCCCCGGTGTCCGTGGCAGCCCCCGAGCAGGCGTACCGCACCCGGCTGTTCTCGGTCGCCGGGACCGGCACGGGCGTGCTGGGCCGCCGCTCGCGTGCGATCACCACGTCGGGGCGCACCGTCGGCGACGTCCCGGCGCACCGGGGAACGGGCCCGGTCCACCTGGCCGCCACGGTGCGCGCCGCCGCGCTGCGCACCGCCGCGTCCCCGGCCGCCCGCACCGCCTCGCGGCTGCCGGTCGTCCCCGCCGACCTGCGGCGGGCCGTGCGCGAGGGCCGGGAGTCCAACCTGGTGCTCCTGTGCGTGGACGCCTCCGGCTCCATGGCCGCCCGGCGGCGCATGACCCAGGTCAAGACGGCCGTGCTCTCCCTGCTGCTGGACGCCTACCGCAGACGCGACCGGGTGGGGCTGGTGACCTTCCGGGACCGGGAGGCCGCCCTGGTGCTGCCGCCCACCGGTTCGGTGGACGTCGCGGCGGCCCGGCTGCGGGACCTGCCCGCCGGGGGCCGCACCCCGCTGGCCGAGGGGCTGGTGGAGGCGGCGGCGACACTGCGGCGGGAGCGGCTGCGCGACCCCGACCGGCGCGCCCTGCTCGTGGTGGTCACCGACGGCCGGGCCACCGCCGGACCCGACGCGCTGG